One window of Chamaesiphon minutus PCC 6605 genomic DNA carries:
- a CDS encoding SLC13 family permease, with translation MESWQAIVSLAIFIGVIGSIALEWVHLTIAGLLGALLLVVLNILTLDEAIGYIAKSHPTLGLFFGVMVMVRTLQPTLVFEYLATQMVLWSQGKGKRLLLGIVAITTPICAVLPNATTVMLLAPLIPPLAQEIGVDFVPLLILMVFIANSAGLLTIVGDPATFIVGSSIDLTFVEYLQRLSFGGAIAVLTVVVTLPFLFKGIWRMELPDLDNLPRITLKYPRMLLLGGGTMLLVMIFFVIGEMLPIPISPATAALLGGTLCLLWAQQIEVDSIDNILRDVDWSTLLFFMSIFVLIGGLQKTGVISSLSIVLALLLGKNIALGSIVLLFSVGLLSSVIPNIPLVVAMVPLLQEYLVNAGFVGAEILRPGANVALPPVVLPLFYAMMYGATLGGNGTLIGASANIVAAGISAHHGAPISFRRFLAYGLPTMGLQLVVLATYVSIAFLR, from the coding sequence ATGGAAAGCTGGCAAGCGATCGTCTCATTGGCGATCTTTATAGGTGTAATTGGGTCGATTGCTTTGGAATGGGTGCATCTGACGATCGCAGGATTGCTCGGTGCTTTGCTACTAGTCGTTTTAAATATTTTGACCCTAGATGAGGCGATCGGTTATATCGCCAAAAGTCACCCGACGCTGGGCTTGTTTTTCGGTGTGATGGTGATGGTGCGGACATTACAGCCGACGCTGGTGTTTGAATATTTGGCAACCCAAATGGTGTTGTGGTCGCAGGGGAAGGGTAAGCGGCTGCTGCTGGGGATTGTAGCCATCACCACGCCGATTTGTGCGGTATTGCCCAATGCCACGACAGTGATGCTGCTAGCACCATTGATTCCGCCGTTGGCGCAAGAGATTGGCGTAGATTTCGTACCGTTGCTAATTTTGATGGTATTTATCGCCAATAGTGCGGGATTGTTGACGATAGTCGGCGATCCGGCGACATTTATCGTGGGTAGCTCGATCGATTTGACTTTTGTGGAGTATCTGCAACGGCTGAGTTTCGGAGGCGCAATTGCCGTTCTGACAGTCGTGGTAACTCTCCCATTCTTATTTAAAGGCATTTGGCGGATGGAACTGCCCGATCTGGATAACTTACCCCGAATTACGCTTAAATATCCACGCATGTTGCTACTCGGCGGGGGGACTATGCTGCTGGTAATGATTTTTTTTGTAATAGGTGAAATGTTACCCATACCAATTTCGCCAGCAACGGCAGCATTGCTAGGCGGAACGCTGTGTCTGCTCTGGGCGCAACAGATCGAAGTTGACTCGATCGACAATATTTTACGCGATGTGGATTGGAGTACGTTGCTGTTTTTTATGAGTATTTTCGTGCTGATTGGGGGTCTGCAAAAAACTGGTGTAATTAGCAGTCTGTCGATCGTTTTAGCACTGCTGCTGGGTAAAAATATCGCGCTGGGGTCGATCGTTTTACTATTTAGTGTCGGGCTGCTGTCTAGTGTGATTCCTAATATCCCCTTGGTAGTAGCGATGGTGCCGCTACTTCAGGAATATTTAGTCAATGCTGGATTTGTGGGTGCAGAAATCCTGCGCCCTGGTGCGAATGTGGCGTTACCGCCAGTGGTGCTACCGTTGTTCTATGCCATGATGTATGGGGCGACGCTCGGCGGCAATGGGACGCTAATTGGGGCGTCGGCGAATATTGTCGCGGCGGGGATTTCTGCGCACCATGGTGCGCCGATTTCGTTTCGCCGATTTCTCGCTTATGGGTTGCCGACTATGGGCTTGCAATTGGTGGTCTTGGCTACCTATGTGAGTATTGCTTTTTTGAGATAG
- a CDS encoding WD40 repeat domain-containing protein: MAARKNSRRRGVILTATGYQKLQTARLERELTANFGVRYTNEELSNLTKLSLMTLAKIFTGAPDGIATTKPIPVDKQTIDLCFSAFNLTLDRADYLYPDESAPIVPVVEPAILSSHSDCRSTFDRGEAPDVSIFYGRAGELARLAQWINIDRCRLVAILGMGGIGKTTLVTKLAQQLQPEFTTIVWRSLRNAPVLTDLLPELIEIFSNKAEIVSPAIDLSAQITRLLECFRQQRCLLILDNAEAVIQNRDDERIDPGYAELFGRIGASPHQSCLLVTSREKPVAMIPLEGAQLAVRSLVLSGLTASDSDLLFDAKGLSRSLVGRARLLSLYSGNPLALNIVSTSICDLFDGDIDGFLDTDAGIFEDICQLLDQQFARLSPIETVVMYWLAIEREWLSPADLAGDIVPATTKQTVLTAFSSLGRRSLIEHNRGKFTQQAVVMEYVTAKFIDRVTAELSNWDMQQPPPTLPLWLSHPLVKSQSPTYIQAIQKRLILQPVASQLKLQFRQISALDGYMRSILASIRTCYPDIPHYGGGNLLNLLRHLQIELTSYNFAGLTMWQADMQGATLHDVNFSDADLSKSLFTNTFGWVWAIDFSPDSQLAATGETSGDIRLWQVGSGELLHKSSGHTSWVWAVRFSPDGRVLASASQDGTIRLWDVRANRLMRVLQASRPVLSLDFHPDGQLLATSDDAGAMSIWDIASGTIESTCAAHLQQVFSVRFSPDGRLIATGSDDNTVKIWDVATGDLCGRLTEHTRQVWTVRFSPVRGASPEENGQLLATGSSDGTIKLWDLTTVAIVATLPGYPDWMMSIDFSPDGRLLATGNSTNDVKIWEIDRIRANDAPPTAIATLHGHTSLVSLLKFSPDGKLLVTGGVDRSIRWWSTTTWQELSRWVGYTNRIQSAIFTPDGTQIVSSSQDGIVRVWDVRTGDLVRSLRGHDPGLILMVAYNPHSGSIASASEDRTVKIWDAATGDLVRTLAADRQAVWSVKFSPDGKLLASGCGEGRVRFWTETGELAATLLGHSRVVRSIVFSPEGQLMATASFDLSWRLWDVKTRELIHAQTDYSNLIWDLAFSPNGRFLAVGAGVANVAQLWDVPACQLVREFAGHTQDILAIEFSPDGRYLATGSADRTIKIWEVETGTVLQTLIGHLDRVNSLSYSPDGRIIVSGSDDETIKVWDLATGECQRAYTAPAPYLSMNISGVTGLSAAAIDSLKMLGAICAS, translated from the coding sequence ATGGCAGCGCGAAAAAATAGCCGGAGACGGGGCGTAATTTTAACAGCCACAGGCTATCAAAAACTCCAAACAGCAAGATTGGAGCGCGAACTGACTGCTAATTTTGGCGTGCGGTATACCAATGAAGAATTGAGTAACCTGACGAAACTCTCGCTGATGACACTCGCCAAAATTTTCACTGGCGCACCCGACGGGATCGCCACTACAAAGCCAATTCCAGTAGACAAACAGACGATCGATCTGTGTTTTTCGGCCTTTAATCTGACCCTAGATCGTGCTGACTATCTCTATCCAGATGAGTCCGCACCAATTGTCCCAGTGGTGGAGCCAGCAATTTTATCGTCCCATAGCGATTGCCGCAGCACCTTCGATCGCGGTGAAGCACCAGATGTGTCAATTTTTTACGGACGAGCGGGAGAATTAGCGCGATTAGCCCAGTGGATAAATATCGATCGATGTCGGTTGGTAGCGATTTTGGGCATGGGTGGGATCGGTAAAACTACCCTCGTCACCAAACTCGCGCAACAGTTGCAACCGGAATTTACGACGATCGTCTGGCGATCGCTGCGTAACGCTCCAGTATTAACCGATCTCCTCCCAGAACTAATCGAGATTTTTTCCAATAAAGCCGAGATCGTCTCGCCCGCAATCGATCTGTCCGCGCAAATTACCCGCTTGCTAGAGTGTTTCCGCCAGCAACGGTGTTTGTTGATTTTGGACAATGCCGAAGCCGTCATCCAAAATCGGGATGACGAGCGCATCGATCCAGGCTATGCCGAACTCTTCGGACGAATTGGCGCATCCCCACATCAGAGTTGTCTGCTCGTCACCAGTCGCGAAAAACCAGTCGCGATGATTCCCTTAGAGGGGGCGCAATTAGCCGTGCGATCGCTAGTACTCTCAGGACTGACGGCTAGCGATAGCGATTTGCTGTTCGATGCCAAGGGGTTATCTAGATCGCTCGTTGGGAGAGCGCGATTGTTGTCACTCTATAGTGGCAATCCCCTCGCCTTAAATATTGTCTCGACCTCCATTTGCGATTTATTTGATGGGGATATCGATGGCTTTCTCGATACTGATGCGGGGATATTCGAGGATATTTGCCAATTGTTAGACCAACAATTCGCACGGCTATCGCCGATAGAAACCGTGGTCATGTATTGGTTGGCAATCGAGCGGGAGTGGTTATCCCCCGCCGATTTAGCTGGCGATATCGTGCCAGCGACGACCAAACAGACGGTATTAACTGCCTTTTCATCCTTGGGACGACGATCGCTCATCGAACACAATCGCGGTAAATTCACCCAACAAGCAGTGGTGATGGAATATGTGACGGCAAAATTTATCGATCGCGTCACCGCCGAACTCAGTAATTGGGACATGCAGCAGCCACCCCCAACCCTACCCCTATGGCTGTCCCATCCGCTCGTAAAATCGCAGTCGCCCACATATATTCAAGCGATCCAAAAACGTCTGATTCTCCAGCCTGTGGCGAGTCAATTGAAATTACAATTCCGGCAAATATCGGCATTAGACGGCTACATGCGATCGATTCTCGCCAGTATCCGCACTTGTTACCCAGACATCCCCCATTATGGCGGTGGAAATCTGCTCAATCTCCTCCGCCATTTACAAATCGAGTTAACTAGTTACAACTTTGCCGGATTGACGATGTGGCAAGCCGACATGCAGGGCGCGACTCTGCACGATGTCAATTTTAGCGATGCCGATCTGTCCAAATCCTTATTTACGAATACCTTTGGCTGGGTATGGGCGATCGATTTTAGCCCTGACTCGCAGCTAGCAGCGACTGGCGAGACGAGCGGCGATATCCGCTTGTGGCAAGTGGGTAGTGGAGAATTACTCCACAAATCGTCGGGACATACAAGTTGGGTGTGGGCAGTGAGATTTAGTCCAGACGGTCGGGTGCTAGCTAGTGCCAGCCAAGATGGGACGATAAGGCTATGGGATGTCCGGGCTAATCGACTGATGCGGGTTTTACAAGCAAGCCGTCCGGTATTGTCGCTGGACTTTCATCCTGACGGGCAGTTACTCGCCACTAGCGACGATGCTGGCGCGATGAGCATTTGGGATATTGCCAGCGGGACGATTGAGAGTACTTGCGCCGCCCATCTCCAGCAAGTGTTTTCAGTCAGATTTAGTCCCGATGGTCGGTTGATTGCCACTGGTAGCGATGATAATACTGTCAAAATTTGGGATGTTGCGACTGGCGATTTGTGCGGTCGCTTGACCGAGCATACGCGGCAAGTCTGGACGGTGCGATTTAGTCCCGTTCGCGGAGCGTCTCCAGAGGAGAATGGTCAGTTACTCGCCACTGGCAGTAGCGATGGGACGATTAAACTGTGGGATCTTACAACGGTCGCGATCGTGGCAACTTTGCCGGGATATCCTGATTGGATGATGTCGATCGATTTTAGTCCAGACGGTCGGCTATTAGCGACGGGGAATAGCACTAATGATGTCAAAATTTGGGAGATCGATCGGATTCGTGCGAACGATGCGCCACCGACAGCCATCGCCACGCTCCACGGACATACCTCCCTAGTTTCGCTGCTGAAATTTAGTCCCGATGGTAAATTATTGGTCACAGGTGGAGTCGATCGATCGATTCGATGGTGGAGTACGACTACTTGGCAAGAGCTGTCGCGGTGGGTTGGCTATACCAATCGGATTCAATCGGCGATATTTACGCCAGATGGGACACAGATCGTTAGTAGTTCGCAGGATGGCATCGTCAGAGTCTGGGATGTGCGAACTGGAGATCTCGTTCGATCGCTCAGAGGACACGATCCGGGTCTGATCCTGATGGTGGCTTACAATCCGCATTCTGGATCGATCGCGAGTGCCAGCGAGGATCGTACCGTCAAGATCTGGGATGCCGCCACGGGCGATTTAGTCCGTACCCTAGCTGCCGATCGTCAGGCGGTGTGGTCGGTGAAATTTAGTCCCGATGGTAAACTCCTCGCTAGTGGCTGCGGGGAAGGTCGAGTGCGGTTTTGGACGGAGACAGGGGAGTTAGCTGCGACTTTGCTCGGTCATAGTAGAGTGGTCAGATCGATCGTGTTTAGTCCTGAGGGGCAACTCATGGCAACGGCGAGTTTCGATCTCTCGTGGCGGTTGTGGGATGTGAAAACCAGAGAGCTAATTCACGCGCAGACAGATTATAGTAACCTGATTTGGGATTTGGCATTTAGCCCTAATGGTCGCTTTTTAGCTGTGGGTGCTGGTGTTGCTAATGTCGCGCAATTATGGGATGTGCCCGCATGTCAATTAGTCCGAGAGTTTGCCGGACATACTCAAGATATCTTAGCCATTGAATTTAGCCCCGACGGTCGCTATCTAGCAACTGGTTCGGCCGATCGCACGATTAAAATTTGGGAAGTTGAGACGGGAACGGTATTACAGACCCTCATCGGACATCTCGATCGCGTTAATTCACTCAGTTATAGTCCAGATGGTCGCATAATCGTTAGTGGGAGTGACGATGAGACGATTAAAGTCTGGGATCTGGCTACTGGAGAGTGTCAGCGAGCGTACACAGCACCAGCACCGTATCTATCAATGAATATTTCTGGTGTAACTGGGTTAAGTGCTGCGGCGATCGATTCATTAAAAATGCTCGGAGCAATTTGCGCCTCGTAA
- a CDS encoding MFS transporter: MDLGLKTTVTAIPIELQTDEDDRSTTLQRIPTSEIRRSLKASSIDGVFAAIFSNLTGGVLLSNFLVDLQANSFEIGILAAIPMLSNIVQPLGAWWGDRLQSRLWFCSGIYLPSRLVWLFLLVGMWLYSQHQIDDRTMAIWTMLVVALSHILGGLGSATWLSWMAALVPRQLRGRYFGIRNTISNLTSPIVVAIAGFLVASYPSGELAGFAIALAVGLVAGIISLICQWQMVDVNPQDRLRVGTNKMKERSPSAAVAIVSPPESALATIGKDPYFQGFLWCLGAWTFALNLSAPFFNLYLLQDLSIDVGWVTLYNSLTSVASLALLIPFGRWSDRIGNRLPLVIMGLVMTMLPLLWLGVGKDSLSLWVGLPLLFIVNGGASAAIDLSINNLQIEIAHKHHQAQYFGIAAAVAGISGAAGTVAGGGLDLINPVGGLTSLFVISSILRLLALTPLLLLKHEGERSFLEQLLDFNWLARLTDRSNSV, encoded by the coding sequence GTGGATCTAGGTCTGAAGACGACGGTAACAGCCATTCCAATCGAGCTACAGACTGATGAGGACGATCGCTCGACTACGCTCCAACGCATTCCTACCAGCGAGATTCGCCGCAGTCTCAAGGCATCCTCGATCGATGGAGTATTCGCCGCGATCTTTTCTAACCTTACTGGTGGTGTCTTACTGAGTAATTTCTTAGTCGATCTTCAGGCAAATTCCTTTGAAATCGGGATTTTGGCAGCAATTCCGATGCTCTCCAATATCGTCCAACCTTTAGGAGCTTGGTGGGGCGATCGATTGCAGAGTCGGCTATGGTTTTGTTCGGGTATTTATCTGCCATCGCGATTGGTGTGGCTATTCCTGCTCGTTGGCATGTGGCTTTACAGTCAGCATCAGATCGACGATCGCACGATGGCGATCTGGACGATGCTGGTAGTAGCTCTGAGTCATATATTAGGCGGTTTGGGAAGTGCGACTTGGTTGAGCTGGATGGCGGCTTTGGTGCCCAGACAATTGCGCGGTCGTTATTTTGGCATTCGCAATACAATCTCTAATCTCACCAGTCCGATCGTCGTGGCGATCGCGGGTTTTTTGGTAGCCAGCTATCCTAGCGGTGAGTTAGCAGGATTCGCGATCGCCTTAGCCGTCGGCCTCGTCGCAGGCATAATCAGTCTGATTTGTCAATGGCAAATGGTCGATGTCAATCCGCAAGATCGGTTAAGGGTAGGCACCAATAAGATGAAGGAGCGTTCTCCCTCGGCGGCAGTAGCCATCGTCTCCCCACCCGAATCCGCACTCGCCACGATCGGCAAAGATCCGTATTTTCAGGGCTTTCTGTGGTGTTTGGGTGCCTGGACATTCGCGCTCAATCTCAGCGCGCCATTTTTTAATCTGTATCTACTTCAGGATTTATCGATCGATGTCGGCTGGGTGACACTCTATAATAGCTTGACATCGGTAGCCAGTCTCGCGCTGCTAATCCCCTTCGGTCGTTGGAGCGATCGCATCGGCAATCGGCTCCCATTAGTAATTATGGGGCTAGTAATGACGATGTTGCCCTTGTTATGGCTGGGAGTGGGTAAAGATTCGCTTTCGTTGTGGGTGGGTTTGCCCCTACTATTCATTGTCAATGGTGGCGCGAGTGCCGCGATCGATCTGAGCATTAACAATCTCCAGATTGAAATCGCGCACAAACATCATCAGGCTCAATATTTTGGCATTGCCGCTGCTGTTGCAGGCATTAGCGGTGCAGCGGGTACCGTCGCTGGCGGCGGACTCGATCTCATCAATCCAGTGGGTGGCTTGACTAGTTTATTCGTGATTTCTAGCATTCTGCGCCTGTTAGCCCTGACCCCGCTACTACTACTCAAGCATGAAGGAGAAAGATCTTTTCTAGAACAACTTTTAGATTTTAATTGGTTGGCACGATTGACCGATCGATCGAATTCGGTTTAG
- a CDS encoding LysR family transcriptional regulator, producing MSDLPFTLDQLRILKAIAAEGSFKRAADSLYVSQPAVSLQVQNLERQLDVPLFDRGGRRAQLTEAGHLLLSYGEKIITLCQETCRAIEDLQNLQGGTLIVGASQTTGTYLLPRMIGVFRQKYPDVSVQLHVHSTRRTAWSVANGQVDLAIIGGEIPAELQESLDILPYAEDEFALILPTNHNFVGMKSIPKEDLYKLHFISLDSQSTIRKAIDRVLTKCGIDPNRLKIEMELNSIEAIKNAVQAGLGAAFVSSSAIEREVENGTLHRISIDGVAIDRMLSVIVNPNRYRSKAAEAFAQEILPNFTTYAWDAGKLFSKRVKPEIDIEEDS from the coding sequence ATGTCTGACCTGCCTTTCACCCTGGATCAGTTACGGATTCTCAAGGCAATTGCTGCGGAGGGAAGTTTCAAACGCGCTGCGGACAGTTTGTATGTGTCTCAACCTGCGGTCAGTTTACAGGTACAGAATCTCGAGCGTCAATTAGATGTCCCGTTATTCGATCGTGGTGGGAGACGAGCGCAACTGACTGAAGCCGGACATTTATTGCTCAGTTATGGCGAAAAAATTATCACCCTATGTCAAGAAACCTGTCGGGCGATCGAGGATCTCCAAAATCTCCAAGGTGGTACGCTGATCGTGGGCGCATCTCAGACTACGGGGACGTATTTATTACCCCGGATGATTGGGGTGTTTCGGCAAAAATATCCCGATGTATCAGTGCAATTGCACGTTCATTCGACGCGGCGCACGGCTTGGAGCGTCGCCAACGGACAAGTAGATTTAGCTATTATCGGCGGCGAGATTCCCGCAGAGTTACAAGAATCGCTAGATATTTTGCCCTATGCTGAAGATGAATTTGCCCTAATTTTACCTACCAATCATAATTTTGTAGGGATGAAGAGTATTCCGAAAGAAGATCTCTACAAACTGCACTTTATTTCCTTAGATTCGCAATCGACAATTAGGAAAGCGATCGATCGAGTACTCACTAAATGCGGTATCGATCCCAATCGGCTGAAAATCGAGATGGAACTCAATTCGATCGAAGCCATTAAAAATGCCGTTCAAGCAGGCTTGGGCGCGGCTTTTGTCTCGTCTTCGGCGATCGAACGCGAGGTCGAAAATGGTACGCTACATCGGATCTCGATCGATGGTGTAGCGATCGATCGAATGCTCTCTGTCATTGTCAATCCCAATCGGTATCGCTCTAAAGCGGCTGAAGCTTTCGCTCAAGAAATCTTACCTAATTTCACTACTTATGCATGGGATGCCGGGAAGCTTTTTTCTAAGCGAGTTAAACCAGAAATTGATATTGAAGAGGATAGTTAG
- a CDS encoding alpha/beta fold hydrolase, giving the protein MAKITKNSIKVGSLEWFYGELSPTGWENPQTAILLHGLPSQSLSWTGLMPPLAENGIRSIAPDWIGFGNSSKPEKRDFAYTPDAFTTAFTELVDSLNLDRVSLVVQGFLGTVGIQYALRNPDRVDKLVILNTPLTTGLKLPWQLQQLGLPVAGEMLTQDPLSVERTLEAGCKHVIEDKYLEAYRKPYLKSSAPGRSLLATIRNLRLKEVMTEISTGLPNLDLPIQIVWGVEDPWLTLASAQACAKSLKRGELVTLPTAAHYPQEHWYAEIKAPVIQFLRRQD; this is encoded by the coding sequence GTGGCTAAAATTACTAAAAATTCGATTAAAGTTGGTTCGCTAGAATGGTTTTATGGCGAACTCTCCCCAACTGGCTGGGAAAATCCGCAGACGGCGATCTTGTTGCACGGCTTGCCTTCGCAAAGCTTAAGTTGGACGGGATTGATGCCCCCTTTAGCCGAAAATGGGATTCGATCGATCGCGCCAGATTGGATCGGTTTTGGTAATTCGAGCAAGCCCGAAAAACGAGATTTTGCCTATACTCCAGATGCCTTTACGACCGCTTTTACCGAGCTAGTGGATAGTTTGAATCTCGATCGAGTTTCCCTAGTCGTGCAGGGCTTTTTAGGTACCGTAGGCATCCAATACGCGCTCCGCAATCCCGATCGAGTAGACAAGTTAGTCATTCTCAATACACCATTGACGACAGGGCTTAAATTACCTTGGCAGTTACAGCAGTTGGGGCTACCTGTGGCAGGGGAAATGCTTACTCAAGATCCGCTCTCTGTCGAGCGGACATTAGAAGCTGGCTGCAAACACGTCATCGAAGACAAGTATCTCGAAGCTTACCGCAAACCATATCTTAAAAGCTCCGCTCCCGGTCGATCGTTGCTAGCAACGATTCGCAATCTCCGACTCAAGGAAGTGATGACAGAGATCTCGACAGGACTTCCCAACCTCGATCTCCCGATTCAGATCGTCTGGGGTGTCGAAGATCCTTGGCTCACTCTCGCATCGGCACAAGCTTGTGCTAAATCTTTGAAACGAGGAGAATTAGTCACACTTCCCACCGCAGCACATTATCCTCAAGAACATTGGTATGCGGAGATTAAAGCACCAGTAATTCAATTTTTGCGCCGTCAAGACTAG
- a CDS encoding single-stranded DNA-binding protein: MSLNVVHLVGRVGGDPEMKYFESGTQLCTLTLAVNRRSKNQDQPDWFNLKIWGKTAEIARNYAKKGSQIGVKGSLEVETWTDKATGTERSRPVIKVDTLELLGSKRDSAEALPDYT, from the coding sequence ATGAGCCTTAATGTCGTTCATCTAGTGGGCAGAGTTGGTGGCGATCCAGAAATGAAATATTTTGAATCTGGCACCCAGCTCTGTACCCTCACCCTAGCTGTCAATCGTCGTAGCAAAAACCAAGATCAGCCCGACTGGTTCAATCTTAAGATCTGGGGTAAGACTGCTGAAATTGCCAGAAACTATGCTAAAAAAGGCAGTCAAATCGGCGTCAAAGGCTCTCTAGAAGTCGAAACGTGGACGGATAAAGCGACAGGTACCGAACGCTCTCGTCCCGTAATTAAGGTTGATACTCTGGAGCTACTTGGCTCGAAGAGAGACAGTGCCGAGGCATTACCAGATTATACTTAG
- a CDS encoding ABC transporter ATP-binding protein — protein sequence MNSNLHPLQRLLTYGRQYRRQTWQATISSVFNKLCDVAPEILIGIAVDVVVKKQDSFLATLGIRNVEQQLIILTVITVVVWVLESLSQYIYTNLWRNLSQKIQHNLRLDAYGHIQQLELAYFENQSTGNLMAVLGDDINQLERFLDVGANEIIQVVTNAIVIGGVFFVLAPSLAWWSIVPIPIIIIGSIWFQKKLAPYYANVREKVGLLNGRLANNLGGITTIKSFTTESYELDRVRADSEAYRQSNRRAIAVSAAFVPLIRMAVLFSFTMTLLFGGIAAVNGQLGVGTYSILIYLTQRLLWPLTRLGETLDLYQRGMASTNRVMDLLDTPIAIDSGTRSLPHVRGEIELINVTFAYPDRSTVVKELSLKIPAGQTIAIVGATGSGKSTLVKLLLRLYEIQSGEITLDGINIRDLHLVDLRRSIGLVSQDVFLFHGSVRENIAYGTPDATLDEVIAAAKIAEADEFIDLLPAGYDTIVGERGQKLSGGQRQRIAIARAVLKNPPILILDEATSAVDNETEAAIQRSLDKITLDRTTIAIAHRLSTIRNAHRIYVMERGQLVEAGTHDELLAELGIYAGLWNIQQNAKVAV from the coding sequence ATGAATAGCAACCTTCATCCCCTCCAGAGATTATTAACTTATGGGCGGCAATATCGCAGACAAACATGGCAAGCTACAATTTCATCAGTATTTAATAAGCTCTGCGATGTTGCCCCAGAAATTTTAATCGGGATTGCGGTCGATGTCGTGGTTAAAAAACAAGATTCATTCCTGGCGACGCTAGGAATTCGGAATGTGGAACAGCAGTTAATAATTTTAACAGTTATTACTGTCGTAGTTTGGGTGCTAGAATCGCTTTCTCAATATATTTATACCAATCTTTGGCGCAATCTTTCTCAAAAAATCCAACACAATCTTAGGCTCGATGCTTATGGGCACATCCAACAATTAGAACTAGCATATTTTGAAAATCAAAGTACGGGAAACTTGATGGCAGTTTTGGGCGATGATATCAACCAGTTAGAAAGATTTTTAGATGTCGGGGCGAATGAAATCATTCAAGTGGTGACGAATGCGATCGTTATCGGCGGTGTATTTTTCGTATTGGCTCCGAGCTTAGCTTGGTGGTCGATAGTGCCGATTCCGATTATTATTATCGGCTCGATTTGGTTCCAAAAAAAGCTAGCACCTTATTATGCGAACGTTCGTGAAAAAGTTGGCTTATTAAATGGTCGGCTTGCTAATAACTTAGGCGGAATTACGACGATCAAAAGTTTTACCACCGAATCTTACGAACTCGATCGAGTCCGTGCCGACAGTGAAGCCTATCGTCAGAGCAATCGACGCGCGATCGCCGTCAGCGCGGCATTCGTCCCCTTAATTCGGATGGCGGTGTTATTCAGCTTTACAATGACGCTATTATTTGGTGGAATTGCGGCTGTTAACGGTCAATTAGGCGTCGGTACTTATAGTATCCTGATCTATCTCACTCAACGCTTATTATGGCCGCTGACGCGTTTGGGCGAGACATTAGATCTTTATCAACGCGGCATGGCTTCGACGAATCGGGTGATGGATTTATTAGATACACCGATCGCGATTGATTCGGGAACTCGATCTCTACCACATGTTCGAGGCGAAATCGAGCTAATAAATGTCACTTTTGCGTATCCCGATCGTTCGACTGTGGTCAAAGAGTTATCATTAAAAATTCCTGCCGGACAGACGATCGCGATCGTCGGTGCGACAGGTTCGGGCAAAAGTACGTTAGTAAAACTCTTATTACGACTCTATGAAATTCAGTCGGGCGAGATTACTTTAGATGGCATTAATATTCGCGATTTACATCTGGTAGACTTACGCAGATCGATCGGATTAGTCAGCCAAGATGTGTTTTTATTCCATGGTTCCGTGCGCGAAAATATCGCTTATGGCACTCCCGATGCCACACTAGATGAGGTTATTGCTGCTGCTAAAATTGCTGAAGCTGATGAATTTATCGATCTATTACCTGCTGGTTACGATACCATTGTCGGCGAACGAGGACAGAAATTATCTGGCGGACAACGCCAACGCATTGCCATCGCACGAGCGGTGCTCAAAAATCCACCGATCTTAATTCTCGATGAAGCCACATCGGCTGTCGATAATGAAACCGAAGCGGCAATTCAAAGATCTTTAGACAAGATTACACTCGATCGGACTACAATTGCGATCGCCCACCGTCTCTCGACAATCCGCAATGCCCATCGCATCTATGTCATGGAACGCGGACAATTAGTTGAAGCTGGCACTCATGATGAATTGTTAGCCGAGCTGGGTATCTATGCAGGACTGTGGAACATTCAACAAAATGCCAAAGTTGCCGTTTGA
- a CDS encoding DUF5654 family protein encodes MVRRTDLRMKSLLTIRSLLQTMITLASASLGFVSALAWNDAIKATFKKLLPEGDSLPALYTYAAVATILAITVVGTLSWIAAKIGGEAIINREVDG; translated from the coding sequence ATGGTTAGACGTACCGATTTACGGATGAAGTCATTGCTGACAATCCGCTCTCTGTTGCAAACCATGATTACGTTAGCTTCTGCATCGTTGGGGTTTGTATCTGCATTAGCCTGGAATGATGCCATCAAAGCTACTTTCAAAAAGTTGCTCCCAGAAGGGGACTCGCTCCCAGCACTCTATACTTATGCCGCAGTAGCAACCATCCTGGCGATTACGGTGGTAGGTACCCTCAGTTGGATTGCTGCCAAAATCGGTGGAGAAGCCATCATCAATCGTGAAGTAGATGGGTAG